One Brassica napus cultivar Da-Ae chromosome C2, Da-Ae, whole genome shotgun sequence DNA window includes the following coding sequences:
- the LOC125582003 gene encoding uncharacterized protein LOC125582003, producing MSNSSLETMVNNFSDADTEVFWDVTDFPIRTDRSYLETLRSVLASNGYTGELKIKAYGEKKPDNLGDGVTFLLKREKFSRLSRMLVDIGLWELDTTRLSACTPKNVMVIAENIDEDTDFVYVSRNLRSPANNCLWVLADDYEKEKIKRVKLPSASFIWIWKDLLAGKKPMSSEKLSSLRCKAPFERAWAEI from the exons atgtcaaATTCATCCTTGGAAACCATGGTCAACAACTTCTCCG ATGCGGACACAGAGGTCTTCTGGGACGTGACTGACTTCCCTATCCGTACCGATCGCTCTTATCTCGAGACTCTCAGATCAGTTCTTGCCAGCAATGGTTATACTGGTGAGCTAAAAATCAAGGCTTATGGTGAGAAGAAACCGGACAATCTGGGTGATGGAGTCACCTTCCTACTTAAAA GGGAGAAATTTTCGAGACTTAGTAGGATGTTAGTGGACATTGGTCTATGGGAATTGGACACAACTCGCTTGTCTGCTTGTACCCCAAAAAATGTGATGGTAATCGCAGAAAACATAGACGAAGATACAGACTTTGTCTACGTTTCTAGGAATTTGAGATCACCTGCTAATAATTGTCTCTGGGTACTGGCTGATGATTACGAAAAGGAGAAAATAAAGCGTGTGAAGCTTCCTAGTGCAAGCTTTATATGGATATGGAAAGATCTACTGGCTGGAAAAAAGCCCATGTCCTCAGAGAAGTTATCTTCATTGCGTTGCAAGGCTCCCTTTGAGCGCGCCTGGGCTGAGATTTGA